In one Bradyrhizobium cosmicum genomic region, the following are encoded:
- the galU gene encoding UTP--glucose-1-phosphate uridylyltransferase GalU, with protein sequence MKIRKAVFPVAGLGTRVLPATKAMPKEMLTIVDKPLIQYVYDEAREAGIEHFIFVTGRNKNVIEDHFDKMFELDATLAARGKKTEQDILAQNQPEAGAVSFTRQQAPLGLGHAVWCARDIVGNEPFAVVLPDELVLNTTGCLKQMIETASTLGEKSNVIAVEAVPDHLTHQYGICGVGKRTGKMFEVDGMVEKPAKGTAPSNLSITGRYILQPEIFKILETQERGAGGEIQLTDAMIGLARSQKFYGVEFEGERHDCGSKPGFLRANIAYGLQRPELRDGLIAEMKKYLGK encoded by the coding sequence ATGAAAATCCGCAAAGCCGTATTCCCCGTCGCCGGCCTCGGCACCCGCGTACTGCCCGCCACCAAGGCGATGCCTAAGGAAATGCTGACCATCGTCGACAAGCCGCTGATCCAGTACGTCTATGACGAGGCGAGGGAAGCCGGCATCGAGCATTTCATCTTCGTCACCGGCCGCAACAAAAACGTCATCGAAGATCATTTCGACAAGATGTTCGAGCTCGACGCGACGCTTGCCGCGCGCGGCAAGAAGACCGAGCAGGACATCCTGGCGCAGAACCAGCCGGAGGCCGGCGCCGTCAGCTTCACGCGCCAGCAGGCCCCGCTCGGCCTTGGTCACGCGGTCTGGTGCGCGCGCGACATCGTCGGCAACGAGCCGTTCGCGGTCGTGCTGCCCGACGAGCTCGTGCTCAACACCACCGGCTGCCTGAAGCAGATGATCGAGACGGCGTCGACGCTCGGCGAAAAATCCAACGTCATCGCGGTCGAGGCGGTGCCCGACCATCTCACCCATCAATACGGCATCTGCGGCGTCGGCAAGCGCACTGGTAAGATGTTCGAGGTCGACGGCATGGTCGAGAAGCCGGCCAAGGGCACCGCGCCCTCCAACCTCTCGATCACCGGCCGCTACATCCTGCAGCCGGAAATCTTCAAGATTCTCGAGACCCAGGAGCGCGGCGCCGGCGGCGAGATCCAGCTCACCGACGCCATGATCGGGCTTGCCAGGTCGCAGAAATTCTACGGCGTCGAGTTCGAAGGCGAGCGCCATGATTGCGGCTCCAAGCCCGGCTTTCTCCGCGCCAACATCGCCTACGGCCTGCAGCGGCCGGAATTGCGCGACGGGCTGATCGCGGAGATGAAGAAGTATCTGGGGAAGTAG
- a CDS encoding diguanylate cyclase: MLSGWCDVTARRPWRISAKLLIISSIVTVMGFSAICVNVMLDMRRGEEALARQTLENLATSIDADISRNIEIYDLSLKAVAGNMLLPEINAVSKTIRHLILFDHATTAKHFGAIQVFDAEGRLTIDASTLDPLPENRGDEDYFRVHRDNPGAGLFISRPMLFRGTYSIVLSRRISDTDGGFLGVVAGSIRFSYFHELFERLNLDPEDTITVLKRDRTIMMRRPFDLDIIGRSLGTRQDWKSENLQVGGSYAGKGPVDATPRLYVRSSGTNPLFVVAGKPLSAVFALWQREALRIGAVVLLLALFLLGSAIGLAREIGRRAEAESKLEEMATTDALTGLKNRRKFDQVIDSEWRRAIRQKTPVALLMIDADHFKAYNDTFGHQAGDQVLVGIAICISDSVSRAGDCAARYGGEEFAVLLPNTSATDAFKVAEAIRGKVQGWSDDQTTSTVSCGIASLVPAIGMDWSILVAAADKALYAAKAGGRNQSVVASLPKLSLAA, from the coding sequence ATGCTGTCTGGATGGTGCGACGTCACGGCCCGCCGGCCGTGGCGCATATCGGCGAAGCTGCTGATCATCTCGTCCATCGTGACGGTGATGGGCTTTTCCGCCATTTGCGTCAACGTCATGCTCGACATGCGCCGCGGCGAGGAGGCGCTCGCCCGCCAGACGCTGGAAAACCTCGCCACATCCATCGACGCCGACATCAGCCGCAACATCGAGATCTACGACCTCTCCCTGAAGGCGGTCGCCGGCAACATGCTGCTGCCCGAAATCAACGCGGTCTCAAAGACGATTCGTCACCTGATCCTGTTCGACCACGCCACGACGGCGAAGCATTTCGGCGCCATCCAGGTGTTCGATGCCGAGGGCAGATTGACCATCGACGCCTCCACCCTCGATCCCCTGCCGGAGAACCGGGGGGATGAGGATTATTTCAGGGTTCATCGCGACAATCCGGGCGCCGGACTCTTCATCAGCCGTCCGATGCTGTTCCGCGGCACCTATTCGATCGTGCTGAGCCGGCGCATCAGCGATACCGACGGCGGCTTCCTCGGCGTCGTCGCCGGGTCGATCCGCTTCAGCTATTTCCACGAATTGTTCGAGCGCCTGAACCTCGATCCCGAAGATACCATCACCGTGCTCAAGCGCGACCGCACCATCATGATGCGGCGGCCGTTCGATCTCGACATCATCGGCAGGAGTCTGGGCACGCGGCAGGACTGGAAGTCGGAAAACCTCCAGGTTGGCGGTTCCTATGCGGGCAAGGGCCCCGTCGACGCAACCCCGCGGCTCTATGTCCGCAGCAGCGGAACCAATCCGCTGTTCGTCGTGGCCGGCAAGCCGCTGAGCGCCGTGTTCGCACTGTGGCAGAGGGAGGCACTCCGTATCGGCGCCGTGGTGTTGCTGCTCGCGCTATTCCTGCTGGGATCGGCGATCGGGCTGGCGCGCGAGATCGGCCGGCGCGCCGAGGCCGAAAGCAAGCTCGAGGAGATGGCGACGACGGACGCGCTGACCGGCCTGAAGAACCGCCGCAAGTTCGACCAGGTAATCGACAGCGAGTGGCGACGTGCCATCCGCCAGAAGACGCCGGTCGCGCTGTTGATGATCGATGCCGATCACTTCAAGGCCTACAACGACACGTTCGGCCACCAGGCCGGCGACCAGGTGCTGGTCGGCATCGCCATATGCATTTCCGATTCGGTAAGCCGCGCCGGGGATTGCGCCGCGCGCTATGGCGGCGAGGAGTTCGCCGTGCTGCTGCCGAACACCTCAGCCACCGACGCCTTCAAAGTCGCCGAGGCGATCCGCGGCAAGGTGCAGGGCTGGTCCGACGACCAGACGACGTCGACGGTCTCCTGCGGCATCGCCAGCCTCGTTCCCGCGATCGGCATGGACTGGTCGATCCTGGTCGCCGCAGCAGACAAGGCGCTCTACGCGGCGAAAGCCGGCGGCCGCAACCAGTCCGTGGTCGCAAGCCTTCCGAAGCTGTCGCTGGCGGCGTGA
- a CDS encoding DUF7662 domain-containing protein: MNDYDALRDYLMRHKQAEFVLSFEQIEEIIGAALPRAANRASWWDTSRSPDIQMPQREACLAAGFKAMRMPDGQSVRFTKLKTDRRRQG, from the coding sequence GTGAACGATTACGACGCGTTGCGCGACTATCTGATGCGGCACAAGCAGGCGGAATTCGTGCTCAGCTTCGAGCAGATCGAGGAGATCATCGGCGCGGCCCTGCCGCGCGCGGCCAACCGTGCCTCATGGTGGGACACCTCGCGCAGCCCCGACATCCAGATGCCGCAGCGCGAGGCCTGTCTCGCCGCGGGCTTCAAGGCCATGCGAATGCCGGATGGCCAGAGCGTGCGGTTCACCAAGCTGAAGACTGACCGGCGGCGCCAGGGGTAG
- a CDS encoding EAL domain-containing protein, which yields MRLIRCLAPIALGLMILIAASPARALDAVSVRSDAPAIDLTGVLEHQRSDADRIQVSTAPGTDGIVRRIEVRAREGGQNWVVFALANNTDDQLDRLIVAPHYRIVSSGLLWPDLGLSRIATITPSTGDRPERQESPTADVFRVTLDPGAVITFVAELRTDKLPQLYLWEPEAYKDKVNSFTLYQGIVIGISGLLALVLTILFVVKGSIMFPAAAALAWAVLVYIGVDFGFWGKVLDMSNNAERIWRAAGEAILAATLLVFLFAYLNLSRWHVRYSHITVGWLAFLGSLVALALFDPAVASGIARISLVLIAFAGFALIVYLSTHGFDRAVLLIPTWFLLVVWVVAAGMTVAGSVTNDIVGPALLGGLVLIVMLIGFTVMQHAFAGGGATTGIVSDIERRALALAGSGDLIWDWDVSADKVFTSPETEALLGLKRGTLEGPAASWLEVLHPLDQDRFRAALDSVLDQRRGRLVQDFRLRTPDGHFMWFALKARPVVGSDGEVSRVVGTLTDVTELRNAEERMLHDSVHDNLTGLPNRKLFMDRLGAVAHFAKTMPTLRPTLMVIDLDRFKQVNDSVGIAVGDSILLTLARRLTRILKPQDTLARLAGDQFGLILLSEQDPARITAFAETIRKTIRAPIAFNEREIFLTASIGLALSDPQVQLTDEIIKDAELAMYHSKRIGGDRIDVYKPAMRARKTDRLTLESELRRAIERQELTILYQPIVRLEDRSVAGFEALVRWDHPKLGRMAPSEFISIAEETGLIVDLGMFVLDQTAKQLSIWQRAMRSREPIFASVNVSSRQLLRHDLIHDIRTVLSRSSVARGTLKLELTESLVMENPEHAAQMLTRIRELGTGLSLDDFGTGHSSLAYLQRFPFDTIKIDQSFVRTTNRGTRPVILKSIIALAHDLGMDVVAEGAETDSDAVELYQMGCEYAQGFAFGEPMDADAAMRLLTEVRLEAAS from the coding sequence TTGCGTCTGATCAGGTGCCTCGCGCCCATCGCGCTGGGCCTCATGATTCTCATCGCCGCGTCTCCTGCACGCGCGCTCGACGCTGTCAGCGTCCGCAGTGACGCGCCCGCGATCGACCTCACCGGCGTGCTCGAGCACCAGCGCAGCGATGCCGACCGCATCCAGGTCTCGACCGCGCCCGGCACCGACGGCATCGTCCGCCGCATCGAGGTGCGCGCCCGTGAAGGCGGCCAGAACTGGGTTGTATTCGCGCTCGCCAACAACACCGACGACCAGCTCGACCGCCTGATCGTCGCCCCCCATTACCGCATCGTCTCCTCCGGCCTGCTCTGGCCCGACCTCGGGCTGTCGCGCATCGCGACCATCACGCCCTCGACCGGCGACCGGCCGGAACGGCAGGAAAGCCCCACCGCCGACGTCTTCCGCGTCACGCTCGACCCCGGCGCCGTCATCACTTTCGTTGCCGAGCTGCGCACCGACAAGCTGCCGCAGCTCTATCTGTGGGAGCCCGAGGCCTACAAGGATAAGGTCAACTCCTTCACGCTCTACCAGGGCATCGTGATCGGCATCTCCGGTCTGCTGGCGCTCGTTCTCACCATTCTGTTCGTGGTCAAGGGCAGCATCATGTTCCCAGCAGCCGCGGCGCTGGCCTGGGCGGTGCTGGTCTATATCGGCGTCGATTTCGGCTTCTGGGGCAAGGTGCTCGACATGTCGAACAACGCTGAGCGCATCTGGCGCGCGGCGGGTGAGGCGATCCTGGCGGCGACGCTGCTGGTGTTCCTGTTCGCCTATCTCAACCTCAGCCGATGGCACGTGCGCTATTCGCACATCACGGTGGGCTGGCTCGCCTTCCTCGGTTCGCTGGTGGCGCTGGCCCTGTTCGATCCGGCGGTGGCCTCCGGCATCGCGCGCATCTCGCTGGTGCTGATCGCCTTCGCCGGCTTCGCGCTGATCGTCTATCTCTCGACCCACGGCTTCGACCGCGCGGTGCTGCTGATCCCGACCTGGTTCCTGCTAGTGGTCTGGGTGGTCGCCGCCGGCATGACGGTCGCAGGTTCCGTCACCAACGACATCGTCGGCCCTGCCCTGCTCGGCGGCCTCGTGCTGATCGTGATGCTGATCGGCTTCACGGTGATGCAGCATGCTTTCGCGGGCGGCGGCGCCACCACCGGGATCGTCTCCGACATCGAGCGCCGCGCGCTGGCGCTGGCCGGCTCCGGCGATCTGATCTGGGACTGGGACGTGTCCGCCGACAAGGTCTTCACCAGCCCCGAGACCGAGGCCCTGCTCGGCCTCAAGCGCGGCACGCTGGAAGGCCCGGCCGCATCGTGGCTGGAAGTGCTCCACCCGCTCGACCAGGACCGCTTCCGCGCCGCGCTCGACAGCGTGCTCGACCAGCGCCGCGGCCGCCTGGTGCAGGATTTCCGCCTGCGCACGCCGGACGGTCATTTCATGTGGTTCGCGCTGAAGGCGCGCCCGGTGGTCGGTTCCGACGGCGAAGTCTCACGCGTGGTCGGCACGCTCACCGACGTCACCGAGCTGCGCAACGCCGAAGAGCGCATGCTGCACGATTCCGTGCATGACAACCTCACCGGCCTGCCCAACCGCAAACTGTTCATGGACCGGCTGGGGGCGGTCGCGCATTTCGCCAAGACCATGCCGACGCTGCGGCCGACGCTGATGGTGATCGACCTCGACCGCTTCAAGCAGGTCAACGATTCCGTCGGCATCGCGGTCGGCGATTCCATCCTGCTGACGCTTGCGCGACGCCTCACCCGCATCCTGAAGCCGCAGGATACGCTGGCGCGGCTCGCCGGCGACCAGTTCGGCCTGATCCTGCTCTCGGAGCAGGACCCTGCCCGCATCACCGCTTTCGCCGAGACCATCCGCAAGACCATCCGCGCGCCGATCGCATTCAACGAGCGCGAGATCTTTCTCACCGCCTCGATCGGGCTCGCGCTGTCCGATCCGCAAGTCCAGCTCACGGACGAAATCATCAAAGACGCCGAGCTGGCGATGTATCATTCCAAGCGCATCGGCGGCGACCGCATCGACGTCTACAAGCCCGCCATGCGCGCGCGAAAGACCGACCGCCTGACGCTGGAGAGCGAGCTGCGCCGCGCCATCGAGCGGCAGGAGCTCACGATCCTCTACCAGCCGATCGTACGGCTGGAGGACCGCTCCGTCGCGGGCTTCGAGGCGCTGGTACGCTGGGATCATCCCAAGCTCGGGCGCATGGCGCCGTCGGAGTTCATCAGCATCGCGGAAGAGACCGGCCTGATCGTCGATCTCGGCATGTTCGTGCTCGACCAGACCGCCAAGCAGCTCTCGATCTGGCAGCGCGCGATGCGCTCGCGCGAGCCGATCTTCGCGAGCGTCAACGTCTCCTCGCGGCAATTGCTGCGCCACGATCTGATCCACGACATCCGCACCGTGCTGTCGCGCTCCTCGGTGGCACGCGGCACGCTCAAGCTCGAATTGACGGAATCGCTGGTGATGGAGAATCCGGAGCACGCAGCGCAGATGCTGACGCGCATCCGCGAACTCGGCACCGGATTGTCGCTCGACGATTTCGGCACCGGCCATTCGTCGCTGGCCTATCTGCAGCGCTTCCCGTTCGACACCATCAAGATCGACCAGTCGTTCGTGCGCACCACCAACCGCGGCACCCGTCCGGTGATCCTGAAGTCGATCATTGCGCTCGCACACGACCTCGGCATGGACGTGGTGGCCGAAGGCGCCGAGACCGATTCCGATGCGGTCGAACTCTACCAGATGGGCTGCGAATATGCGCAGGGCTTCGCCTTCGGCGAGCCGATGGACGCTGACGCCGCGATGCGGCTGCTGACGGAAGTGCGGCTGGAAGCGGCGAGCTAG
- a CDS encoding NAD(P)H-quinone oxidoreductase, with the protein MDKLPAQMTVVAISKPGGPEVLVPEQRALPQPGPDEILVKVQAAGVNRPDVAQRSGAYPPPPGASDLPGLEIAGEVVAVGSNARRHKIGDKVMSLVAGGGYAQYCIAQDAQAMSVPPALSIKEAGALPETLMTVWHNVFERGGLKAGETLLIHGGSSGIGTMAIQLAKAFGAKVFVTVGSQDKIDACLKLGADRAINYKTEDFVAVVKAETGNAGVNLILDMVAGEYVDRNYDAAAVDGRIVQIATLNGPKVTVNIAKVMVKRLTHTGSTLRPRSNADKAAMVAAIEAKVMPLLREGRVKPLMDSTFPLEKASDAHRRMETSAHIGKIVLEV; encoded by the coding sequence ATGGACAAGCTGCCCGCGCAAATGACCGTGGTCGCCATCTCCAAGCCCGGCGGACCGGAGGTGCTGGTGCCGGAACAGCGGGCGCTGCCGCAGCCCGGCCCCGACGAGATCCTGGTCAAGGTGCAGGCCGCCGGCGTCAACCGGCCCGACGTGGCGCAGCGCTCCGGCGCCTATCCGCCGCCGCCCGGCGCCAGCGACCTGCCGGGGCTCGAGATCGCCGGTGAAGTGGTCGCCGTCGGCAGCAACGCCAGGCGCCACAAGATCGGCGACAAGGTGATGTCGCTCGTCGCCGGCGGCGGTTATGCGCAGTACTGCATCGCCCAGGACGCCCAGGCGATGAGCGTTCCGCCGGCGCTGTCGATCAAGGAAGCCGGCGCGCTGCCGGAAACCCTGATGACGGTCTGGCACAACGTATTCGAGCGCGGCGGCCTGAAGGCCGGCGAGACGCTGCTGATCCATGGCGGCTCTTCCGGCATCGGCACCATGGCGATCCAGCTCGCGAAAGCGTTCGGCGCAAAGGTGTTCGTCACCGTGGGATCGCAGGACAAGATCGATGCCTGCCTCAAGCTAGGTGCCGACCGCGCCATCAACTACAAGACCGAGGACTTCGTCGCCGTGGTCAAGGCGGAAACCGGCAATGCCGGCGTCAATCTGATCCTCGACATGGTCGCCGGCGAATATGTCGACCGCAACTATGATGCCGCCGCGGTCGACGGCCGGATCGTGCAGATCGCGACCCTCAACGGCCCCAAGGTGACCGTCAACATCGCCAAGGTGATGGTGAAGCGCCTTACCCATACCGGCTCGACGCTGCGTCCCCGTAGTAATGCGGACAAGGCGGCGATGGTGGCCGCGATCGAGGCCAAAGTGATGCCGCTGCTGCGCGAGGGCCGCGTCAAGCCACTGATGGACAGCACTTTCCCGCTGGAAAAGGCGTCTGACGCGCACCGGCGCATGGAGACCTCCGCACATATTGGCAAAATTGTGTTGGAGGTCTAG
- a CDS encoding DUF1192 domain-containing protein: MPTEDDDRPRRKISHDIGQDLSLLSVEELTERVALLKAEIARLEEAATKKRASRDAANSIFKS; the protein is encoded by the coding sequence ATGCCGACGGAAGACGACGACCGCCCGCGCAGGAAGATCAGCCATGACATCGGACAGGATCTCTCACTCTTGTCGGTCGAGGAACTGACCGAGCGTGTCGCCCTGCTCAAGGCCGAAATCGCAAGGCTGGAAGAAGCCGCCACCAAAAAGCGCGCCTCGCGCGATGCGGCGAACAGCATTTTCAAGTCGTAG
- a CDS encoding DUF1465 family protein: MERLQADGALVQLSERFTNSAAFGTLFREGMDLVEETAAYLDGAGRIEAKALDRAVSLTYATESMRLTTRLMQLASWLLLHRAVKEGEMTLGQANREKTKVKLSAADPGPSDTIEKLPTQLQDLIHRSMSLQTRVRRLDTTIHTPPAEHVAIGNPLVPHLNALKAAFER; encoded by the coding sequence ATGGAACGTTTGCAAGCCGACGGCGCTCTCGTTCAACTCAGCGAGCGGTTCACCAATTCTGCGGCGTTCGGCACGCTGTTCCGCGAGGGCATGGACCTCGTCGAAGAGACTGCGGCCTATCTCGACGGCGCCGGCCGCATCGAAGCCAAGGCACTCGATCGCGCCGTCAGCCTCACCTATGCGACCGAAAGCATGCGCCTCACCACCCGCCTGATGCAGCTCGCCTCGTGGCTGCTGCTGCACCGCGCGGTGAAGGAAGGCGAGATGACGTTGGGCCAGGCCAATCGCGAGAAGACCAAGGTCAAGCTCTCGGCCGCCGATCCCGGCCCGAGCGACACCATCGAGAAGCTGCCCACGCAGTTGCAGGACCTGATCCATCGCTCGATGAGCCTGCAGACCCGCGTGCGTCGTCTCGACACCACCATCCACACCCCGCCGGCTGAACACGTCGCCATCGGCAACCCGCTGGTGCCGCACCTCAACGCGCTGAAGGCGGCGTTCGAGCGGTAG
- the rpmE gene encoding 50S ribosomal protein L31: MKAEIHPDYHTIKVVMTDGTEYLTRSTWGKEGDTLNLDIDPKSHPAWTGGNAQMLDRGGRVSRFQKKFSGFLKKD; encoded by the coding sequence ATGAAAGCCGAAATTCATCCGGATTATCATACGATTAAGGTCGTGATGACCGACGGGACCGAGTACCTGACCCGCTCCACCTGGGGCAAGGAAGGCGACACGCTGAACCTCGACATCGACCCGAAGTCGCACCCGGCCTGGACCGGCGGCAACGCCCAGATGCTCGATCGCGGCGGCCGCGTCTCGCGGTTCCAGAAGAAGTTTTCGGGCTTTCTCAAAAAGGATTGA
- a CDS encoding ABC transporter ATP-binding protein/permease produces MSAVEAGPAEASSIEAELIEQPAKSRAKLRPLMALAPYVARYRGRAALAFVALTIAALTTLLVPVAVRRMIDFGLTPEGIELINSYFSVMIAVVAVLALASAARYYLVMTIGERIVADLRRDVFAHLLSLSPAFFDSARSGELISRLTADTTQLKSAVGASVSIALRNLMMFFGAAAMMVITSPKLSGFVLLAIPLIVLPLVAFGRWVRRLSRNAQDTLAEASAYAGELVGAIRTVQAYTSEPFAGKRFGGEVEQAYEAARTSTQARSVLTAIIIFIVFSSVVAILWIGSHDVLSGAITPGRLGQFVLYAAFAAAGLGQLSEVWGEVSSASGAAERLFEILHVKPEIAAPASPRALPVPARGEVGFDHVSFSYPARPDVRVLDAVSFAVRPGEKVAIVGPSGAGKSTIFHLLLRFYDPRGGAISLDGVPVRSADPRDVRSRIALVPQESNVFAATARENIRFGRPDATDAEVERAAELAHAAEFIRRLPEGFDTPLGERGVTLSGGQRQRIAIARAILRDAPLLLLDEATSALDAESETLVQTALEELMRHRTTLVIAHRLATVLSCDRILVMDQGRIVEQGTHAELVAANGLYARLARLQFEGA; encoded by the coding sequence ATGAGCGCAGTTGAAGCCGGGCCCGCAGAAGCCTCGTCGATCGAAGCCGAACTGATCGAGCAGCCGGCGAAGAGCCGCGCCAAGCTGCGGCCGTTGATGGCGCTTGCGCCCTACGTCGCCCGCTATCGTGGCCGCGCGGCGCTCGCCTTCGTCGCACTGACGATCGCTGCACTGACCACGCTGCTGGTGCCGGTGGCGGTACGCCGGATGATCGATTTCGGCCTGACGCCGGAAGGCATCGAACTGATCAACAGCTACTTCTCGGTGATGATCGCGGTGGTCGCCGTTCTCGCGCTGGCGAGCGCCGCGCGTTACTACCTCGTGATGACGATCGGCGAGCGTATCGTTGCCGATCTCAGGCGCGACGTCTTCGCCCATCTGCTGTCGCTCTCCCCGGCCTTCTTCGATTCGGCGCGCAGCGGCGAGCTGATCTCGCGGCTCACCGCCGACACCACCCAGCTCAAATCCGCAGTCGGCGCCTCCGTCTCGATCGCGCTGCGCAATCTGATGATGTTCTTCGGCGCGGCGGCGATGATGGTGATCACCAGCCCGAAGCTGTCGGGTTTCGTGCTGCTGGCCATTCCCCTGATCGTGCTGCCGCTGGTTGCCTTCGGCCGCTGGGTGCGGCGTCTGTCGCGCAATGCGCAGGACACGCTGGCGGAAGCTTCGGCCTACGCGGGCGAGCTGGTCGGCGCGATCCGTACCGTGCAGGCCTATACCAGCGAACCGTTTGCCGGGAAGCGTTTTGGCGGCGAGGTCGAGCAGGCCTATGAAGCCGCGCGCACGTCTACTCAGGCCCGCTCCGTGCTAACCGCCATCATCATCTTCATCGTGTTCTCAAGCGTGGTCGCGATCCTCTGGATCGGCTCGCACGACGTGCTGAGCGGTGCGATCACGCCGGGCCGGCTTGGACAGTTCGTGCTCTACGCCGCCTTTGCCGCTGCGGGCCTCGGCCAGCTCAGCGAAGTCTGGGGCGAAGTCTCGTCCGCCTCCGGTGCCGCCGAGCGGCTGTTCGAGATTCTGCACGTGAAGCCCGAGATCGCGGCGCCCGCATCGCCGCGCGCGCTGCCGGTGCCGGCGCGCGGCGAGGTCGGCTTCGACCATGTCAGCTTCTCCTATCCCGCGCGGCCCGACGTCAGAGTGCTCGATGCCGTGTCATTCGCGGTGCGCCCGGGCGAGAAGGTCGCCATCGTCGGTCCGTCCGGCGCCGGCAAGAGCACGATCTTCCATCTGCTGCTGCGCTTCTACGATCCGCGTGGCGGTGCCATCTCGCTCGATGGCGTGCCGGTCAGATCCGCCGATCCGCGCGATGTCCGCTCCCGCATCGCATTGGTGCCGCAGGAATCCAACGTGTTCGCGGCGACCGCCCGCGAGAACATCCGCTTCGGCCGTCCCGATGCGACCGACGCCGAGGTCGAGCGCGCCGCCGAGCTCGCGCACGCCGCCGAATTCATACGCCGCCTGCCCGAAGGTTTCGACACCCCGCTCGGCGAGCGCGGCGTGACGCTGTCCGGCGGCCAGCGCCAGCGCATCGCCATTGCCCGCGCGATCCTGCGCGATGCGCCGCTGCTGCTGCTCGATGAAGCCACCTCCGCGCTCGATGCCGAAAGCGAGACGCTGGTGCAGACCGCATTGGAAGAGCTGATGCGCCACCGCACCACGCTGGTGATCGCGCATCGCCTCGCCACCGTGCTGTCCTGCGACCGCATCCTGGTCATGGACCAGGGCCGAATCGTCGAGCAGGGCACGCATGCCGAGCTCGTGGCTGCGAACGGACTTTATGCGCGGCTGGCGAGGTTGCAGTTCGAGGGGGCGTGA
- a CDS encoding LLM class flavin-dependent oxidoreductase — translation MSAKKLHLAAFVSAGPVSGSHGGWRHPQASGDLLSASYYQEIGRLLEQGCFDLLFIPDIVAIPDTLGHSLDSQLRYGALGALRLDPLVVLSIVAAATKHIGLGVTISTTYTQPFILARALATLDHLSGGRAAWNIVTSFQQAEARNFGLTDQLSREQRYERADEFLDVTTKLWNSWQDDALVRDREAPLFADPDRVHRIDHSGKYFNVQGPLNVSRPPQGRPVFIQAGASDRGRDFAARWAEIVFVTPGLVDVAVEFRNDLRARAARFGRDPDTLKVLPGIAPVIADTEKQAKTLCDELYGLADPTAGLSTLSYHLGVDLSHFPQDQVLPENLDVPGVQGHYREVSELTRRSGLSLANLGRQYGAGRTTIGFTGTPGSVADRMQEWFEAGACDGFMLQIPYFPGGVEDVVHRLVPELQRRGLFRTEYDGPTLRDSLGIARPAN, via the coding sequence ATGTCTGCCAAGAAGCTTCATCTTGCCGCCTTCGTCTCCGCCGGTCCGGTGTCCGGCAGTCACGGCGGGTGGCGACACCCGCAGGCCAGCGGCGATCTGCTCTCCGCCAGCTATTACCAGGAGATCGGCCGCCTGCTGGAGCAAGGGTGTTTCGATCTCCTCTTCATTCCCGACATCGTCGCCATCCCCGACACGCTCGGCCACAGCCTGGACAGCCAGCTCCGCTACGGCGCGCTGGGCGCGCTGCGGCTCGATCCGCTGGTGGTGCTGTCGATCGTGGCGGCGGCGACCAAGCACATCGGCCTCGGCGTGACGATCTCCACGACCTACACCCAGCCGTTCATCCTGGCGCGGGCGCTGGCGACGCTCGACCATCTCAGCGGCGGCCGCGCGGCGTGGAACATCGTCACATCGTTCCAGCAGGCGGAGGCGCGCAATTTCGGCCTCACCGACCAGCTGTCGCGCGAGCAGCGCTACGAACGCGCCGACGAATTTCTTGATGTTACGACCAAGCTGTGGAATTCGTGGCAGGACGACGCCCTGGTCCGCGACCGCGAGGCGCCGCTGTTTGCCGATCCGGACCGGGTGCACCGGATCGATCATTCCGGAAAATATTTCAACGTGCAGGGACCGCTCAACGTGAGCCGACCGCCGCAGGGGCGCCCGGTGTTCATCCAGGCCGGTGCCTCGGATCGCGGCCGCGATTTTGCCGCGCGCTGGGCCGAGATCGTCTTCGTCACGCCGGGCCTCGTCGATGTCGCCGTCGAATTCCGCAACGATTTGCGCGCGCGTGCCGCCAGGTTCGGACGCGATCCGGATACGCTGAAGGTGCTGCCGGGCATTGCGCCCGTGATCGCCGATACCGAGAAGCAGGCCAAGACATTGTGCGACGAATTGTACGGCCTTGCCGATCCGACCGCTGGCCTTTCGACGCTGTCCTATCATCTCGGCGTCGATCTCTCGCACTTCCCGCAGGATCAGGTTCTGCCGGAGAATCTCGACGTGCCGGGAGTCCAGGGCCACTACCGCGAGGTCTCGGAGCTCACCCGCCGTTCGGGTCTCAGCCTCGCCAACCTCGGACGGCAGTACGGCGCCGGGCGCACCACCATCGGCTTCACCGGAACGCCGGGGTCGGTAGCCGATCGCATGCAGGAATGGTTCGAAGCCGGGGCCTGCGACGGCTTCATGCTGCAGATCCCCTATTTCCCCGGCGGCGTCGAGGACGTCGTGCATCGGCTGGTGCCGGAATTGCAGCGTCGCGGTCTGTTCCGCACCGAGTATGACGGCCCGACCCTGCGCGACTCGCTCGGCATTGCGCGGCCCGCAAACTGA